From the genome of Verrucomicrobiota bacterium, one region includes:
- a CDS encoding PQQ-dependent sugar dehydrogenase produces the protein MTLPLIGWMAAMSGMAQPNQVSPKHDPSDLPFRRAPMGLASRSIVVSVATNLHVAFDAKLLRTHTVWEGESLNLFGPPYNDSANRFICDFSGARLWGNPPFLPWSVGAIARIDQSHTPARVDFKGISTKGGRTTFLYDVALGTAQIVRVHETPMSEVVEGRQILVRHFDMAPSDRDLWLLAHAELGEVGAAGWPAAAIIKRKDDLLLAIARGARGLVWRPTQENVHYPVTVDTEKGGKGSDSAVITNAVEGNQAQLCLKIPAHTSAIAFEIANLVCQSNDEVAKLVPTLVNVPVNPPRLRFLTSSEKDLKDVPPAIFHPEASFADKPAGDEFYRVEHLPIPKEVNLRVGGLDFLPNGDLAICTLPGEVWIVENPTGPTAQTKWRRFARGLNEPMGSKVVKGQIHVTQKCELTRLIDTDGNGEADLFECLNDDWGYNGNYHSFATGPIVDSAGNFYVMLTGHRGVYDVPYLGWCVRVKPQMQNEKFKMKNADSRGALLAGRFAMEGYCSGFRMANGLGVYQGDLFATDNQGEWIPANKLNHLQPGKFYGHPSARPAPLGQFNGDTNFVPPAVWFPYTWVKSASDITTITDEHFGPFKGQMLVGEFQNANVVRVTLEKVNGQWQGTVFPFVKGFNSGVNRLAFGPDGKLYAGGLRMGHWASIAPNPTSLDRVSFTGRTPFEIKEVHATRDGFELSFTRPVDAATAGNAESYDAAQYGYVYQGKHGAPESDHDAKIPGPPVRVTKAEVSTDQLKVRLRTEGCLPGKVVMVRALDATSADGQKLWHDMFHYTLNQIPK, from the coding sequence GTGACACTTCCACTCATCGGCTGGATGGCGGCCATGAGCGGAATGGCTCAGCCGAACCAAGTCAGCCCCAAACACGATCCGTCTGACCTGCCGTTTCGCCGCGCACCGATGGGGTTGGCCAGCCGCAGCATCGTTGTCTCGGTTGCGACCAATCTGCATGTGGCGTTTGATGCCAAGCTGCTGCGAACGCACACGGTGTGGGAGGGCGAGAGCCTGAATCTCTTCGGCCCGCCTTACAATGACTCTGCCAATCGCTTTATCTGCGATTTTAGTGGCGCGCGGCTGTGGGGTAATCCACCGTTCCTCCCGTGGTCGGTTGGTGCAATTGCAAGAATTGATCAAAGTCACACTCCTGCGAGGGTGGACTTCAAAGGCATCAGCACCAAAGGCGGACGGACGACGTTTCTTTACGATGTCGCGCTCGGCACCGCGCAAATCGTTCGCGTTCACGAGACGCCAATGAGCGAGGTCGTTGAAGGGCGTCAAATTCTAGTGCGCCATTTCGACATGGCACCGTCCGACCGCGATCTCTGGCTGCTGGCGCATGCCGAGTTGGGCGAGGTTGGGGCTGCCGGTTGGCCTGCTGCGGCAATCATCAAGCGGAAGGATGATCTGTTGTTGGCGATTGCTCGCGGCGCGCGCGGGTTGGTTTGGCGTCCGACACAAGAGAACGTTCATTATCCGGTAACGGTGGATACGGAAAAAGGCGGCAAAGGTTCTGACAGCGCCGTTATCACCAACGCGGTCGAAGGCAATCAAGCGCAGCTATGTTTAAAGATTCCGGCACACACCTCGGCCATCGCCTTTGAAATCGCCAACCTGGTTTGTCAGTCGAATGACGAGGTTGCGAAATTGGTTCCCACGCTGGTTAATGTGCCAGTGAACCCACCACGCCTGCGATTTCTTACGAGCAGCGAAAAAGACCTCAAGGATGTGCCGCCGGCAATTTTTCACCCGGAAGCTTCCTTTGCGGACAAACCTGCCGGCGATGAGTTTTATCGCGTCGAACATCTTCCCATTCCGAAGGAAGTCAACTTGCGCGTCGGCGGACTGGATTTTTTGCCGAACGGGGATTTGGCCATCTGCACGTTGCCCGGCGAAGTCTGGATTGTTGAGAACCCCACTGGCCCGACGGCGCAAACCAAGTGGCGGCGTTTCGCGCGCGGCTTGAACGAGCCGATGGGATCGAAGGTCGTCAAGGGCCAAATCCACGTCACGCAGAAGTGTGAGTTGACCCGACTGATCGATACGGACGGCAACGGTGAGGCGGATCTCTTCGAGTGCCTCAATGATGATTGGGGTTACAATGGCAACTATCACTCGTTTGCCACCGGGCCGATCGTTGACAGCGCGGGAAATTTTTATGTGATGCTCACCGGCCATCGCGGCGTGTATGACGTGCCCTACTTGGGTTGGTGCGTGCGGGTGAAGCCACAAATGCAAAATGAAAAATTCAAAATGAAAAATGCGGACAGCAGGGGCGCGTTGCTCGCCGGTCGATTTGCGATGGAGGGTTATTGCTCAGGCTTCAGAATGGCCAACGGGCTGGGAGTTTATCAGGGCGACCTGTTTGCCACCGACAATCAAGGCGAATGGATTCCAGCCAACAAGTTAAATCATTTGCAGCCGGGAAAATTCTACGGACATCCGAGCGCGCGGCCTGCGCCCCTCGGACAGTTCAACGGCGACACCAACTTTGTGCCGCCGGCCGTCTGGTTTCCTTATACGTGGGTCAAATCGGCGAGCGACATCACAACGATCACCGACGAACACTTCGGCCCGTTCAAAGGACAGATGCTGGTCGGCGAATTTCAAAATGCGAATGTCGTCCGCGTGACGCTCGAAAAAGTGAATGGCCAGTGGCAGGGCACGGTGTTTCCGTTCGTGAAGGGTTTCAACTCCGGCGTGAACCGGCTGGCTTTTGGTCCGGACGGCAAACTCTACGCCGGCGGTTTGCGGATGGGCCATTGGGCGAGCATCGCGCCGAACCCAACTTCGCTCGACCGCGTGAGTTTCACCGGGCGGACACCATTCGAAATCAAAGAAGTCCACGCCACGCGCGACGGATTCGAGTTGAGCTTCACGCGACCCGTTGATGCCGCCACGGCGGGCAACGCGGAGAGTTACGACGCCGCGCAGTACGGTTATGTCTATCAAGGGAAACATGGCGCGCCTGAGAGCGACCACGACGCGAAAATTCCCGGCCCGCCGGTGCGCGTGACAAAAGCCGAGGTATCGACCGATCAGCTCAAAGTTCGATTGCGCACGGAGGGATGCTTGCCCGGCAAGGTCGTGATGGTGCGCGCGCTGGATGCGACGAGTGCGGATGGCCAGAAACTTTGGCACGACATGTTCCATTACACCTTGAATCAGATTCCGAAATGA
- a CDS encoding serine hydrolase, producing MKTLLTAGSVFCGLCLFAKGQVLPPEKVVYPTAHWETRQPEQVGLSRVKLDALKELVGGRGCVVRHGYMVYSWGDQSKSYDVASAMKPVISTLLFIAIQEGKLDSVDAKVSDVEPRLKSLNDGKDAAITWRHLASQTSGYGLIEKPGEAWSYNDFAISLYYDTLTEKIFHQPGIEVFRSRIAEPLQFEDSFSFNKPREGRLAVSVRDFARFGLFCLHQGRWRDKPLLNEKAFVVMTNSPVAATLPRTSGKEAEMLSGQRSIGGGKNITPAGPGFYSFNWWLNRTNKSGQRLFAVAPPDTYVASGHGGKRMLWIIPSLDLIVSWNDSPIDDHDQSPGNPNTKCNQAARLICESVVGP from the coding sequence ATGAAGACACTTCTGACCGCTGGTTCAGTTTTCTGTGGGCTTTGTCTTTTCGCAAAAGGCCAAGTTCTACCGCCGGAGAAAGTCGTCTATCCCACCGCGCATTGGGAAACCCGCCAGCCAGAGCAAGTCGGATTGTCCCGCGTGAAACTCGATGCGCTCAAGGAACTCGTCGGCGGACGCGGTTGCGTGGTGCGGCACGGTTACATGGTTTATTCCTGGGGCGATCAGAGCAAAAGTTACGATGTCGCCTCCGCAATGAAGCCGGTCATCAGCACGCTCCTGTTCATCGCCATCCAGGAAGGCAAACTCGACAGCGTGGACGCGAAAGTTTCCGACGTTGAGCCGCGCCTCAAATCGCTTAACGACGGCAAGGATGCCGCCATCACCTGGCGACATCTCGCGTCGCAAACCTCCGGCTACGGACTAATCGAGAAACCCGGTGAGGCCTGGTCCTATAACGACTTCGCGATCTCACTCTACTATGACACGTTGACGGAAAAAATATTTCATCAACCGGGTATCGAGGTGTTTCGCTCGCGCATCGCCGAGCCATTGCAGTTTGAAGATTCATTTTCGTTCAACAAGCCGCGTGAAGGTCGGCTGGCCGTTTCAGTTCGCGACTTCGCGCGCTTCGGCCTGTTCTGCCTGCATCAAGGTCGTTGGCGCGACAAACCGTTGTTGAACGAAAAGGCGTTCGTTGTGATGACCAATTCGCCGGTCGCCGCCACGCTGCCCCGCACGAGCGGAAAGGAGGCGGAGATGTTGTCCGGTCAACGCTCGATTGGGGGCGGCAAAAACATCACGCCCGCTGGGCCGGGCTTTTACAGCTTCAACTGGTGGCTCAATCGCACGAACAAAAGCGGCCAGCGACTTTTCGCCGTTGCGCCGCCGGACACTTACGTTGCCAGTGGCCACGGCGGCAAGCGCATGTTGTGGATCATTCCCAGCCTCGACCTGATTGTTTCGTGGAACGACAGTCCGATCGATGATCACGACCAATCGCCCGGTAATCCAAACACCAAATGCAATCAAGCCGCACGACTCATCTGCGAGTCAGTTGTCGGACCGTAA
- a CDS encoding phosphoesterase: MAAEERVLCFERKLLEELGVFQGISLEVEKYLPVVTAARHVTYLTRSHAEQDTRYKQLIPYVLLMCGDKLLRYRRGKGGQETRLHGLFSVGIGGHISEEDHELFSNNAYQEGMRRELMEEMAVDEVKETAVAVINDDSTEVGQVHFGVVHIMQVATENVAGRRSGILGPEFIPLAEAAKDLSAYESWSRFCLEHLDVLRSKAAVAGYTVSERAMETR, encoded by the coding sequence ATGGCAGCAGAAGAACGAGTGCTTTGTTTTGAACGGAAACTTCTCGAAGAGCTGGGCGTGTTTCAGGGTATCAGCCTGGAAGTCGAGAAATACCTTCCAGTTGTTACTGCCGCGCGACATGTGACGTATCTCACCCGCAGCCACGCCGAACAGGACACGCGTTACAAACAGCTTATCCCTTACGTCCTGCTGATGTGCGGCGACAAATTACTGCGATACCGACGGGGAAAGGGCGGCCAGGAAACACGGTTGCATGGGCTGTTTTCCGTCGGAATCGGCGGGCATATCTCCGAGGAAGATCACGAACTTTTCTCAAACAATGCCTATCAGGAAGGCATGAGGCGAGAACTGATGGAGGAGATGGCCGTTGATGAGGTCAAAGAAACGGCCGTCGCCGTCATCAACGATGACAGCACCGAGGTCGGCCAGGTGCATTTTGGAGTCGTGCACATCATGCAGGTGGCCACTGAGAATGTTGCGGGCCGACGCAGCGGCATCCTCGGGCCTGAGTTCATTCCGCTTGCTGAAGCTGCCAAGGATTTGTCCGCTTACGAATCGTGGTCGCGCTTTTGCCTGGAACACTTGGATGTGCTGCGGTCCAAAGCCGCGGTCGCCGGCTACACGGTTTCGGAAAGAGCGATGGAAACGCGATGA